The following proteins come from a genomic window of Roseofilum capinflatum BLCC-M114:
- a CDS encoding DUF2811 domain-containing protein — protein MHTTTVSILAEIPEDLHESIQCYLENHPDWDQERVFSAALSLFLLQNGNGQTPESHQSSYRKAARVYLDALFNISALP, from the coding sequence ATGCATACTACGACCGTGAGTATTCTGGCAGAAATACCTGAAGACCTCCACGAATCCATCCAATGCTATTTAGAAAATCATCCCGATTGGGATCAAGAGCGAGTATTTTCTGCGGCCTTGTCCCTATTTTTGCTGCAAAATGGAAATGGTCAGACTCCGGAGAGTCATCAATCGAGCTATCGGAAGGCAGCACGAGTGTATCTAGATGCTCTGTTTAATATCTCGGCTCTGCCCTAA